The genome window aaagaattctttGATTTTCTTGTCTTTATTTTGGAATCAGTCTTTCTACTGAATttcaatttgtttgtaaatactTCCACCACCATGCTTCcaccctctttttttttaataattggattaattaggtaaaagttattttatgataaatctcTATTACAGTCTACGTTTTAATAGCACTTCCCACTCTATTTCTGTCAGTTTGCTGTATTATTTGAGTGATATATAAACGAGCGTTGTCATGTTATAACTATGTTATAATACTATTCTCTCttccttttcacttccttgtactaattaagggaagtattgtgatcgcgaaaaatgacGGTTTTTcgcgatttcaacggaaatatccattttgaccatccctgaatccattttgactagtttagacgtgacgtccgtacgtacgtatgtgcgtatgtttctcgcataactgaaaaactagccgtagaatgttgaaattttggatttaggactgttgtaacatctagttatgcacctccccttttgattgcaattaactggaccaaaagtgtccaaaaaagtcaaaaatataaaaaaattggagattggactttttcttaaactgcagtaataagctctcactgaacgcttttcaatgatacatcataaatggtaattattttcattggttccagagttatagccaaataaaatttttattaatcaaatatttggatcttacgaggggaaggcacatcggttgaaatccgacttcatcatatttttttaaaatttaatttaaatacattgatttattaataattattaacatctgattgtaaaaaaaagttttacaataaataataattcattaataataataataataataaaaatatatttatgaagaaatatcagaagttattaatgaaataaaattttatgtaattttcatttaaaaaaaaatctgtatatgtaatttaataggcgtacaaggaagtcatgtggtgtccatatcagattttttatgtggTGTACTAACATTTACAAACTGagcattaattaacaattttttcaatactcatttaatttttatttttttaaactgattattagcgtataataaacttttacactGGTATAAAAAGCATGCATTTTTTCTATACCGTTGGAAGTGATGAGAGGGAAGTACGAAAGTACTTCCTACtctgaattttacattttctgagtTAAACTTTCTTctgagttttacatttttatttataatctttaatttttataacgatatacaatttgttttcctaacctttaattttcatgtttagtTTTACGACTGAAGTCTGTTATAATCttgtttcatcaaaattttttacttgcaCTTCTTGcggaaattcattaaaaaaaattgtcaaaaacaacagaaaagtcaacaagaaatataaattagattgattttaatgtaatctacttgaataaaaatgtaatttcaaacaattcaactaaattaaaagtgatattttagttacattaatgatgtttttttattatttttttttttactaagtcgCGCTATTACCAATAACAAATGCAATTCAAATATTCTTGCAATCAAAACAACAATTACTATTACGCGTAATACCATTCATCAAGATCATCAAATTTTATGGTTTATACGGGCAGTATGGCTTACGATCTTAcgtttatacaaacatatatatatctatatataaaacgaatgtaaaatttaataaaaatttcacttaattatgacaaaaaaagtagaaaataaaaaaagattaatttttaaagacatgcttttcttcaaaaataataatgaagaccaaacaaaagaaaacaattcgtaataaaaagtaaaaaataatcttgttttcaagaaaattattttttttttaaatttctatttttgcaagactaaaaaaaaatctgagcgCGTTCTAATTATAAAGAGGTTTTATAAGTGTGCCAAACGTATTTCTGTTTTGTCAAGtacaaatagaacattttttaaaagtaattttcttgaaaacaaaataatttttattttttggtacaaattattattattattatttttttttttttgaagaatatgattaatatattatgttaattaaaaaattaatctttttttcttttttatattatcaattttgttttaatttttttcagttttgtatattataattgttttgttttcatcAGTCTTTTGAAAAACtgattattactattaatgtttgtagagttttataaaaatagtctAGTATATTGAATTTTAGgagcaaaatataattatttacaaaaattaatttttcaatcaataatttattattttttcttttcctctacGTTTAACTATTTAGTACAGATCTCTGCTTTTGGAAAACATGTAAatggaaatttactttaaaagaatgttttaacaTATAGGGAAGTTTATCATCTCATTAAGTGAGtggaaaaaatggtttttataaagaACTAATGTGATTTAagcttaaaattgttaaattatttgtaatttatctgatcattataattgaaaaattttaattattcttttactgtattttcattggttttgtCAAGGATAtggcatttaaatatattataattatctttgaatatttgttaaactTTCCAATTTTAGCAaagtgtgtttgttttttaatatgatatagataattagatttttgtttgtcTTATTTAGATAATCCATTTTCTCAAATAGTTGAATAAACAGCtatctcttattattatttattaattaattatatatttattttttaaattaaatatttaactcttcTGATGAATTAGCAGTCTTTAAAAAAAGCATTCTTCTgtatacattaggaaaaatattttttgcttactGTTGGTTTGTGCGGTTAATCAGTATGGTCGAgctcattttaaaatgttattgatctaagtgtattttattaataaacgatCAATCAGCTGAAAAcaccataaaatatttatacgatcTCTCATACGtacgttagttttttttttaaattaaaaaaaatggtaagtcTTTATTTccagttcaatttttttagactactgtttataattattgtagGAAATTCTTTGCtaaagaaaaatctgtttatttaaaaaaaaaaaaaaaagttaattttaattgtattttaatatttatattatttatttaaatacataaaattacaatctgTTCGTATCCTTAAATGCGCAATAGATACCATTTCACTCCTCTCCgagtttaataatttctaatcatCTTGGCATGAAAGTTATGTTACCACCCTCAAATATGAtcagattttatatttcattcgaTATTTATTGACTTGTTTGGATCAATCTTTCCTCTTATGGTttgttatgtataaattttaaaacaaattttattcgaaactagtattttttttatggaattatttgTAAACAGGTTTTGGTAATAGAAtaagaaatatcatttaaataatttataagtgcaaaatatatttaaataatttaatttgtacaaaatatacgaatatttacataaatatgatttaactaataaattattcgtaatataatttacaatagactttcctatttatttatagcCGTAGAAGTTGATCTATGTTTCGatgggattttaaaaaaatgttctaatatccGTTACGTCCTCCAGAGCCACCTCTTCCTCTTCCTCCGGCACCAGGTGGTAAGTATGAGCCTCCTGGTCCACCAGCACCATTTGCACCGCCAGCTCCGCTTCCTCCAGCACCTGGGGGAAGATAGGAACCTCCTGGGCCGCCTGAAATGTGAAATAGaggtagaaagatttttttttaacggtgaaaatctaaaatattttcatttttgaaattcgttataatattattctaaatatatatttactatcaCATTTGCATttacaaaacagtatttttaatattatgtataaatatttttttaataatgttgccAAAAATACTTTATCTACTTTAGTCTCAGGTACAGCAACTTTGTAAATCAATTAAACTACACAACCAGATAGATAGACTTAAGTCGATCTAATAGTTTATTAGAGTTTTGTCATATGTCAAAAATGTACCTTTAATAAATGTGAATCAATTTAAATGcaataagcaaattatatttatacgttCTCACCTGCTCCGGATCCTGGGCCACCAGCTCCTGGTGCTCCATATGTTCCAGAAAGTCCACCAGCACCTCCTGCACCTGGTGGCAAGTAAGATCCTCCTGGACCTCCAGCTCCAGATCCGGCACCTCCTAATCCGCTACCAGGTCCTCCAGCACCAGGGGGTAAGTAAGATCCTCCTGGTCCGCCTGCTCCTGAACCAAGTGCACCACCTGCTCCAGGTACTCCATAAGTTCCAGAAAGTCCACCTGCTCCACTACCTGCTGCTCCTGGTGGCAAATATGAACCACCTGGTCCTCCGACTCCTCCACCTAAGGCTCCACCTGCTCCTGGAGCGCCATAAGTTCCAGATAATCCTCCTGCACCACCACCGACTCCACCGGCTCCAGGTGGTAAGTATGAACCGCCTGGTCCTCCTGCTCCTGATCCTGCACCTCCTAGTCCGCTACCGGGTCCCCCTGCGCCAGGTGGAAGGTATGAACCTCCTGGACCTCCTGCTCCTGATCCGAATGCTCCACCGGGACCGCTACCTCCTGCACCAGGTGGTAAGTATGAACCTCCTGGGCCTCCTGCTCCTGATCCACCACCGAATGCTCCACCGGGACCGCTACCTCCTGCACCAGGTGGTAAGTATGAACCTCCTGGACCTCCTGCTCCTGATCCGAATGCTCCACCGGGACCGCTACCTCCTGCACCAGGTGGTAAGTATGAACCTCCTGGGCCTCCTGCTCCTGATCCACCACCGAATGCTCCACCGGGACCGCTACCGCCTGCACCAGGTGGTAAGTATGAACCTCCTGGACCTCCTGCTCCTGATCCGAATGCTCCACCGGGACCGCTACCTCCTGCACCAGGTGGTAAGTATGAACCTCCTGGACCTCCTGCTCCTGATCCGAATGCTCCACCGGGACCGCTACCTCCTGCACCAGGTGGTAAGTATGAACCTCCTGGTCCTCCAGCTCCTGATCCAAGTCCTCCTAATCCGCTACCGGGTCCTCCAGCGCCTGGGGGAAGATATGAACCTCCTGGGCCTCCAGCTCCTGATCCTGCACCTCCTAATCCGCTACCAGGTCCTCCAGCACCGGGTGGAAGATATGATCCTCCTGGGCCACCTGCTCCTGATCCTGCACCACCAAATGCTCCTCCAGGTCCACTACCTCCTGCACCTGATTAATATACAagtgtattaaaaaatgataaaaaaatgaatttaaatattatcttttaaaagactagtaaaaaatagaaatagaaaatcaAGCTCACAGAGACTTCTAAAGGCCTGTTTTTGGAAATGTTATCAAACTTTAGAATCCAATTAATTagtttgaaatgttaaaattaaaatgtaccaCAATCATTCACCAAGATATTAGATCACTGTAGGATTAATAtaactgcattttttaaaaaaaatatgtaatataataacttaatttctcttaatatttatgttaataatgtaatattaattttcattttcaaagagCCAATTGCATATGCGTTTTTTTATAGGAAGTCacagaatgattaaatattataatctaattaatatatttagagtATTATTAATACATCTTTACAAGGTTTTAataatgatgtatattttttaacagtattgaGTTACCCTTTGACCAAACAttacttttacaataatattatggtTGCtgctaaaatttacttttctttctgaAAGATTACTACTAAAAGAGACTACTTCTCTTTTTATGATCAATGTTATGTGAAGAACTACATTCATCTTGTTTTCATAATTGCTCCAAATGCTTAttcatttttacatgtttacttttgtatttacCAAAGATTATgagaaatgtttttacaataatgcactttaaaagtttaaattaagacTAGCCTAGATTTTATGTTAATAACTGATTGTTaacttttggaaaatttaaaattaaatagtactgGTAAGTACTAAATACTTACCAGGCGGTAAATATGAACCACCTGGTCCACCTGCTCCTGATCCTGGTCCTCCAAATGCTCCACCAGCTCCTGGTACTCCATATGTTCCAGAAAGTCCTCCTGGTCCACCACCAACACCTCCAGCACCAGGTGGTAAGTATGAACCACCTAAACacatagatttaatattttgtcatgaagaataaaaaatgcatttgtGAATCctataaattatgtttgtatttgtatTCTTGATAATTTCTTTGTACTTAATTCATGGGATTCAAACCACAAactacatataaatgaaataattatcagatttttaGTATGAGACTATCGCCTAAATTATCTACAAGGAAGtttgtcaaattttaaatttcctatttCAAGTGTGATATTCTTATATGATCCATTGCTGCAtctactcttttttctttttgtgagcATTAGAGCCCAAAGTTTTAgatatttcagtattaatttaGTATAGTTATTCTGTTTGATCGGGATTACAATTGCAACTTGGATTAATAATGAAGTATCATTTATTATAACTaagagaaagtaaataaatatttgttaagtttaatatttataaaatatgatattttaaatatgaccTAATATTTTAAACTTCTCAGCAGGCCCCTTATTTCAAgcttgaattacatttttatatataaccacattatatatgaataatagctatataataatagttaagatATGAATATGCTAATATGTTTGTGTAAATAGGTAGGTGTTTTGATGTAAGcatgtaaatgttaatttttcctttacaaaaaacttttttctaatttttaatactttatcaaAATTGTTGTCTGAACTAAGCCACCTTAGTGTGAatgggtaaaatttttaaaagcaattatattttttacgtacCAGGACCTCCAGCTCCAGATCCAGCACCTCCAAAACCACCTGGTCCTCCACCTATACCTCCTGCTCCAGGTGGTAAGTAAGAACCTCCTGGTCCACCTGCACCTGAACCTGCACCTCCTAATCCACTACCAGGCCCTCCAGCACCAGGTGGTAAGTATGATCCTCCTGGTCCACCAGCTCCTGATCCTGGTCCTCCAAATGCTCCACCAGCTCCTGGTACTCCGTAAGTTCCAGAAAGTCCACCTGCTCCACTACCTGCTGCTCCTGGTGGTAAATATGAACCTCCTGGTCCTCCAACTCCTCCACCTAAGGCTCCACCAGCTCCTGGAGCACCGTAAGTTCCTGATAATCCACCAGCTCCACCACCAATTCCACCAGCTCCTGGGGGTAAGTATGAACCTCCTGGACCGCCAGCACCATTAGCACCTCCTGGTCCTCCACTAGAATAGCCGCCAGCACCTCCTAAACCATTAGCACCTCCTGGTCCACCACTAGAATAACCACCAGCACCTCCTAAACCATTAGCACCTCCTGGTCCACCACTAGAATAACCACCAGCACCTCCTAAACCATTAGCACCTCCTGGTCCTCCACTAGAATAGCCACCTGCTCCATTTGCACCTGTTCAACAACATAGTTTTATAAtgatcatattttcatattaatgttgATACTACTCTGTTACATTGCTAATCATTCAGGGCCTTGTTTCTTTACTTCTGGTAAGATAAAATAAAGTGAAGTACAAAGTATTATGAATATAGAATATACattcttttataaagtttaatattttttaaataagattaatgtCAATAACATGAGTAATAATCGGCTTAAAATAATTGAGATTAATAGTGaaatattcagtattaattatAGCATTAAATTTCTTAAGTTTGTGAAGTATTTTCATACTAAGTAGTTCATTAAATACTAATCTagtttgctgaaaaaaaattgtttcaatatcatcaaaaatgaatataaacaataaatacaaagtgccaatataaatttttacagtctataaatggatttattcatatttcataaataattttatttgtgtaaattcTCACTTCGTTCAATataatgatattacaataaatgtGTTTAATGCTCCTTGTATAGATATTGCAAAAGAAATCAAGAGAGCCTGAGTTTAAGTAAAACCCTAATATTTATGTAGTCTGTCCTTGTCTCTTGGtagaagttttttaatgttaaacataataattattttttatgattcatatgatttttttttacaaaatgggtAAGTTAAACCAATCTTATTATGGTAGATTATTTATGTGCtcaattttctttagaaaattcaTCTAAAATGGCTACGCTGAAGTCCCTGATGGAATGTAactcaattataataaaatataatatatgcatgaaataaatttaataatgctagtattttatttgtaatccagtttttttttattcaaacaaaataaactagATATAGGTTAGATATTAGGCTAGATTTAGATATTTGAAAATATCTAAACTATAAGAATAAGTTCAAGC of Lycorma delicatula isolate Av1 chromosome 9, ASM4794821v1, whole genome shotgun sequence contains these proteins:
- the LOC142330429 gene encoding uncharacterized protein LOC142330429 produces the protein MVAGSGFNMTLNKLLWIMVIIVLVGAEELKKAKEVDDKKEVARSKRGRLDGLRQGEYLPPGSDGGITDGSGGYSRGGPGGANGAGGAGGYSSGGPGGANGAGGYSSGGPGGANGAGGYSSGGPGGANGAGGYASGGPGGANGLGGGAGGYASGGPGGANGLGGGAGGYASGGPGGANGLGGGAGGYASGGPGGANGLGGGAGGYASGGPGGANGLGGGAGGYSSGGPGGANGLGGGAGGYGRGGPGGANGAGGAGGYSSGGPGGANGLGGGAGGYGRGGPGGANGLGGAGGYSSGGPGGADGLGGGAGGYARGGPGGANGLGGGAGGYSSGGPGGANGAGGAGGYSSGGPGGANGAGGYASGGPGGANGAGGYASGGPGGANGAGGYSSGGPGGANGLGGAGGYSSGGPGGANGLGGAGGYSSGGPGGANGLGGAGGYSSGGPGGANGAGGPGGSYLPPGAGGIGGGAGGLSGTYGAPGAGGALGGGVGGPGGSYLPPGAAGSGAGGLSGTYGVPGAGGAFGGPGSGAGGPGGSYLPPGAGGPGSGLGGAGSGAGGPGGSYLPPGAGGIGGGPGGFGGAGSGAGGPGGSYLPPGAGGVGGGPGGLSGTYGVPGAGGAFGGPGSGAGGPGGSYLPPGAGGSGPGGAFGGAGSGAGGPGGSYLPPGAGGPGSGLGGAGSGAGGPGGSYLPPGAGGPGSGLGGLGSGAGGPGGSYLPPGAGGSGPGGAFGSGAGGPGGSYLPPGAGGSGPGGAFGSGAGGPGGSYLPPGAGGSGPGGAFGGGSGAGGPGGSYLPPGAGGSGPGGAFGSGAGGPGGSYLPPGAGGSGPGGAFGGGSGAGGPGGSYLPPGAGGSGPGGAFGSGAGGPGGSYLPPGAGGPGSGLGGAGSGAGGPGGSYLPPGAGGVGGGAGGLSGTYGAPGAGGALGGGVGGPGGSYLPPGAAGSGAGGLSGTYGVPGAGGALGSGAGGPGGSYLPPGAGGPGSGLGGAGSGAGGPGGSYLPPGAGGAGGLSGTYGAPGAGGPGSGAGGPGGSYLPPGAGGSGAGGANGAGGPGGSYLPPGAGGRGRGGSGGRNGY